One genomic window of Candidatus Trichorickettsia mobilis includes the following:
- a CDS encoding RNA pyrophosphohydrolase, which translates to MTQKNYSNLPYRPGVGMMIINNKNMVFVGKRVDTRVEAWQMPQGGIDLGETPSSAAMREMAEEIGSDKGYILAESKYWYSYDLPKFLIPKLWNGSFRGQKQRWFLIRFTGSDHDINISAYNPEFSEWRWVSFAELPIIIIPFKRKLYQAVIDEFSEVLSSLLLGA; encoded by the coding sequence ATAACGCAAAAAAATTACAGCAATTTACCATATCGACCAGGAGTCGGTATGATGATAATTAATAACAAAAATATGGTGTTTGTTGGTAAACGTGTTGATACTAGAGTTGAAGCATGGCAAATGCCTCAGGGTGGTATTGACCTTGGAGAAACTCCAAGTAGTGCGGCAATGCGAGAAATGGCTGAAGAAATTGGTTCTGATAAAGGCTATATTCTAGCAGAAAGTAAATACTGGTATAGTTATGATTTGCCTAAATTTTTAATTCCAAAATTGTGGAATGGTAGTTTTCGTGGACAGAAACAACGCTGGTTTTTGATTAGATTCACCGGATCTGACCATGATATTAATATTAGTGCCTATAATCCAGAATTTAGTGAATGGCGTTGGGTTAGTTTTGCAGAATTGCCAATAATCATTATTCCCTTTAAACGTAAACTATATCAAGCCGTCATTGATGAATTTTCTGAAGTATTATCTTCATTATTACTAGGTGCATAG
- a CDS encoding divergent polysaccharide deacetylase family protein — translation MYANKKRIKNYLIIINILLGGVTLALLIFGVFVVQPQQVATATKLQQYIFFDLKKLAKNSVSVLNPSAEQHTTEHKEAQIDDRNKFILRTQHPRIAIIITNLGLNRLLTELALTMPPQIALGFLPYTTSLKPLLYKAKEDGHEIYLNIPFETDRYNNHGLNANFTADENIKKLKNILATCSGYHGVYSKNQENFIDNHNFIDLILEELIVRKLIFIVGKDINTVLPKYILGKKQIIPTSIIIDQEAEAEEIKKKLDLLIEQAKTDNTAIAYVHGYAITLDIVKDWLPTLKQHNIELVPVSELFKESDL, via the coding sequence ATGTACGCCAATAAAAAACGAATTAAAAATTATTTGATTATTATTAATATTTTGCTTGGCGGAGTAACTTTAGCACTATTAATATTTGGAGTATTTGTTGTTCAACCACAACAAGTGGCAACAGCCACTAAACTTCAGCAATACATATTTTTTGATTTAAAAAAGTTGGCAAAAAATAGTGTATCTGTTTTAAATCCTAGTGCAGAACAACACACTACTGAACATAAGGAAGCACAAATAGATGATAGAAATAAATTTATTCTCCGAACTCAACATCCCCGCATAGCAATAATTATTACTAATCTTGGATTAAATAGATTACTGACGGAGCTTGCTTTAACTATGCCACCTCAAATCGCTTTAGGGTTTTTACCATACACCACAAGCTTAAAACCTTTATTATATAAAGCTAAAGAAGATGGTCATGAAATATATCTGAATATCCCATTTGAAACAGATCGTTATAATAATCATGGACTTAATGCTAATTTCACTGCTGATGAAAATATTAAAAAGTTAAAAAATATACTAGCTACTTGTAGTGGATATCATGGAGTTTATAGTAAAAATCAGGAAAATTTCATTGATAACCATAATTTTATAGACTTAATATTAGAGGAATTGATTGTCAGGAAACTTATTTTCATAGTAGGTAAAGATATAAATACAGTTTTACCTAAATATATCTTAGGTAAAAAACAAATTATACCAACTAGTATAATAATTGACCAAGAAGCTGAAGCTGAAGAAATTAAGAAAAAGCTTGATTTATTAATAGAGCAAGCAAAAACAGATAATACTGCTATAGCATATGTGCATGGTTATGCTATTACTCTAGATATAGTAAAAGATTGGCTACCAACATTAAAGCAGCATAATATTGAATTAGTGCCAGTATCTGAATTATTCAAAGAGTCAGATCTGTGA
- a CDS encoding S41 family peptidase → MYLRLITFNIILLICTYALADKQTSNQLYYKQFQEIFERINKDYVQDPDKQKMTDSAINGMLTSLDPHSGYYTDEDLEDFINQTKGEFGGIGVEVMYDNGAIKVISPIDDLPADKAGIKAGDYIVGVNDELVSTIGFNKAVKEMRGEPGTKVKLFVIKNDEVKPQDIELTREIVKIKPIKSHLEEGGVAYIRIVTFNEHTIQELKKAFKSVEASSTAAGGIKGIILDLRNNPGGLLDQAIAVSEYFIESGAIVSTKGRTDANNSVLTASKFTAKAPNVPIVILINSGSASASEIVAGALQDYKRAIILGTKSFGKGSVQTFVQVSPRAAVKLTTARYYTPLGRSIQAEGIEPDIIIEPAKVEYPGQKNEERRFSESSLKNYLKNDNKDLKDDDQKKDKEKLKKDKDKDKPELKIEKAENYQPSELYQKDYQFARAYDLIRGLILSKNK, encoded by the coding sequence ATGTATTTACGCCTAATCACTTTTAATATTATTTTACTTATTTGCACATATGCACTTGCGGATAAACAAACATCCAATCAGCTTTATTATAAGCAATTTCAAGAAATCTTTGAACGCATCAATAAAGATTATGTACAAGATCCTGATAAACAAAAAATGACTGATTCTGCAATTAATGGGATGTTAACTTCTCTCGATCCTCATTCTGGCTATTATACTGATGAAGATTTAGAAGATTTTATTAATCAGACCAAAGGTGAATTTGGCGGTATTGGCGTTGAAGTAATGTATGATAATGGTGCAATCAAAGTAATCTCGCCAATTGATGATTTGCCAGCTGACAAAGCAGGTATTAAAGCTGGAGATTATATAGTTGGAGTCAATGATGAATTAGTTTCAACTATTGGTTTTAATAAAGCCGTCAAAGAAATGCGAGGCGAGCCTGGTACTAAAGTAAAGTTATTTGTCATTAAGAATGATGAAGTTAAGCCACAAGATATTGAATTAACCAGAGAAATAGTAAAAATAAAACCAATCAAGTCTCATTTAGAAGAAGGCGGTGTCGCTTATATAAGAATTGTTACATTTAATGAACACACTATACAAGAGCTAAAAAAAGCTTTTAAAAGCGTTGAGGCCAGTAGCACTGCTGCTGGTGGTATTAAAGGTATTATCCTTGACTTACGGAACAATCCAGGTGGCTTATTGGATCAAGCAATTGCTGTTAGTGAATATTTTATTGAATCAGGAGCGATTGTAAGTACTAAAGGTCGTACTGATGCTAATAATTCAGTGCTTACTGCTAGTAAATTTACTGCAAAAGCACCAAATGTTCCGATAGTAATTTTAATTAATTCAGGATCAGCATCTGCTTCTGAAATTGTTGCTGGTGCTTTACAGGATTATAAACGAGCAATAATTCTTGGTACTAAATCTTTTGGTAAAGGTTCAGTTCAAACCTTTGTACAAGTCAGCCCTAGAGCTGCAGTCAAGCTCACTACCGCTAGATATTATACACCTTTAGGTCGCTCGATCCAGGCTGAAGGTATTGAACCAGATATCATCATTGAGCCTGCAAAAGTTGAGTATCCTGGGCAAAAAAATGAAGAGAGACGTTTTTCTGAGTCTTCTTTAAAAAATTATCTAAAAAATGATAATAAAGACTTAAAAGACGATGATCAAAAAAAGGACAAGGAAAAACTTAAAAAAGATAAAGATAAAGATAAACCGGAATTAAAAATAGAAAAGGCTGAAAACTATCAACCGTCAGAGCTATATCAAAAAGATTACCAATTTGCTAGAGCTTATGATTTAATTCGTGGATTAATTCTAAGCAAAAATAAGTAA